One genomic window of Pseudomonas chlororaphis subsp. piscium includes the following:
- the spoT gene encoding bifunctional GTP diphosphokinase/guanosine-3',5'-bis pyrophosphate 3'-pyrophosphohydrolase encodes MPSIDALADRLSTYLGTDQVNLVRRAYFYAEQAHDGQRRRSGEAYVTHPLAVANILADMHMDHQSLMAAMLHDVIEDTGIAKEALCAQFGETVAELVDGVSKLTQMNFETKAEAQAENFQKMAMAMARDIRVILVKLADRLHNMRTLEVLSGEKRRRIAKETLEIYAPIANRLGMHSIRIEFEDLGFKAMHPMRSARIYQAVKRARGNRKEIVNKIEESLSHCLAIDGIQGEVSGRQKHLYGIYKKMRGKRRAFNEIMDVYAFRIIVDKVDTCYRVLGAVHNLYKPLPGRFKDYIAIPKANGYQSLHTTLFGMHGVPIEIQIRTREMEEMANNGIAAHWLYKSSGDEQPKGTHARARQWVKGVLEMQQRAGNSLEFIESVKIDLFPDEVYVFTPKGRIMELPKGSTAVDFAYAVHTDVGNSCIACRINRRLAPLSEPLQSGSTVEIVSAPGARPNPAWLNFVVTGKARTHIRHALKLQRRSESISLGERLLNKVLNGFDSALEKIPAERVQAMLTEYRLELIEDLLEDIGLGNRMAYVVARRLLGEGEQLPSPEGPLAIRGTEGLVLSYAKCCTPIPGDPIVGHLSAGKGMVVHLDNCRNISEIRHNPEKCIQLSWAKDVTGEFNVELRVELEHQRGLIALLASSVNAADGNIEKISMDERDGRISVVQLVVSVHDRVHLARVIKKLRALTGVIRITRMRA; translated from the coding sequence ATGCCGAGCATAGACGCCCTCGCCGATCGCTTATCGACCTATCTCGGCACGGACCAGGTCAATCTGGTCCGCCGAGCGTATTTCTACGCCGAACAAGCCCATGACGGTCAGCGCCGTCGCAGCGGCGAGGCGTACGTCACGCACCCATTAGCGGTCGCAAACATTCTCGCCGACATGCATATGGACCATCAGAGCCTGATGGCGGCCATGCTGCATGACGTGATCGAAGACACCGGTATCGCCAAAGAAGCGCTTTGCGCGCAGTTCGGTGAAACCGTGGCCGAACTGGTCGACGGGGTCAGCAAACTGACCCAGATGAACTTCGAGACCAAGGCCGAAGCCCAAGCGGAAAACTTCCAGAAGATGGCCATGGCCATGGCGCGCGACATTCGCGTGATCCTGGTCAAGCTGGCCGACCGCCTGCACAACATGCGCACCCTGGAAGTGCTCTCCGGCGAAAAACGCCGGCGGATCGCCAAGGAAACCCTGGAGATCTACGCACCCATCGCCAACCGCCTGGGCATGCACAGCATCCGCATCGAATTCGAAGACCTCGGGTTCAAGGCCATGCACCCGATGCGTTCCGCGCGGATCTACCAGGCGGTCAAGCGCGCCCGGGGCAACCGCAAGGAAATCGTCAACAAGATCGAAGAGTCCCTGAGCCACTGCCTGGCCATCGACGGCATCCAGGGCGAAGTCAGCGGTCGCCAGAAGCACCTGTACGGCATCTATAAAAAGATGCGCGGCAAACGCCGGGCCTTCAACGAGATCATGGACGTCTACGCGTTCCGGATCATCGTCGACAAGGTCGATACCTGCTACCGCGTGCTCGGCGCCGTACACAACCTGTACAAGCCACTGCCGGGTCGCTTCAAGGATTACATCGCGATTCCCAAGGCCAACGGCTATCAGTCGCTGCACACGACGCTGTTCGGCATGCACGGCGTTCCGATCGAGATCCAGATCCGCACCCGCGAAATGGAAGAGATGGCCAACAACGGCATCGCCGCCCACTGGCTGTACAAATCCAGCGGTGACGAGCAGCCAAAGGGCACCCATGCCCGGGCTCGTCAGTGGGTCAAGGGCGTGCTGGAGATGCAGCAACGCGCCGGCAACTCCCTGGAATTCATCGAAAGCGTGAAGATCGACCTGTTCCCGGACGAGGTCTACGTGTTCACGCCGAAGGGCCGGATCATGGAGCTGCCCAAAGGCTCCACGGCGGTGGACTTCGCCTACGCGGTGCACACCGACGTCGGCAACAGCTGCATCGCCTGTCGTATCAATCGCCGCCTGGCGCCACTGTCCGAACCGCTGCAAAGCGGCTCCACCGTGGAAATCGTCAGCGCCCCGGGCGCACGCCCCAACCCGGCCTGGCTCAACTTCGTGGTCACCGGCAAGGCTCGCACTCACATCCGTCACGCCCTGAAACTGCAACGCCGCTCCGAGTCCATCAGCCTGGGCGAACGCCTGCTGAACAAGGTGCTCAACGGTTTCGACAGCGCGCTGGAAAAGATCCCCGCCGAACGCGTGCAAGCGATGCTCACCGAGTATCGCCTGGAGCTGATCGAAGACCTGCTGGAAGATATCGGCCTGGGCAATCGCATGGCTTATGTGGTCGCCCGCCGCCTCCTCGGCGAAGGCGAACAGCTGCCAAGCCCGGAAGGTCCGCTGGCCATACGCGGCACCGAAGGCCTGGTCCTGAGCTACGCCAAGTGCTGCACGCCGATCCCGGGCGACCCGATTGTCGGCCACCTGTCCGCGGGCAAAGGGATGGTGGTGCACCTGGACAACTGCCGCAATATCAGCGAAATCCGCCACAACCCGGAAAAATGCATCCAGCTTTCGTGGGCCAAGGATGTCACCGGCGAATTCAACGTCGAGCTGCGCGTCGAACTGGAACACCAGCGTGGCCTGATCGCCCTGCTGGCCAGCAGCGTCAACGCGGCCGACGGCAATATCGAGAAAATCAGCATGGACGAACGGGATGGTCGCATCAGCGTGGTCCAACTGGTGGTCAGCGTGCACGACCGCGTGCACCTGGCCCGCGTGATCAAGAAACTGCGCGCCCTGACCGGGGTCATTCGCATCACTCGCATGCGTGCATAG
- the coaBC gene encoding bifunctional phosphopantothenoylcysteine decarboxylase/phosphopantothenate--cysteine ligase CoaBC: MQRLYRKRIVLGVGGGIAAYKSAELVRRLLDHGAEVRVVMTRGGSEFITPLTMQALSGHPVHLDLLDPAAEAAMGHIELAKWADLVLIAPATADLIARLAQGIADDLLTTLVLATDATVAIAPAMNQAMWRDPATQANTQLLQSRGLKVFGPASGSQACGDVGLGRMLEANDLALCAADCFQHLALTGKHVLITAGPTQENIDPVRYITNHSSGKMGFALAEAAVEAGARVTLITGPVHLPTPDRVTRIDVVSARDMLAACEAAIPCDLFIASAAVADYRPEVVAPQKLKKDPTNGDGLLLQMVRNPDILATIATRPDRPFSVGFAAETEHLLDYAARKLKDKNLDLIVANDVANPSIGFNSEENACSVIDRELHATLFAQTSKGKIARQLISFIAERLNQV; the protein is encoded by the coding sequence ATGCAGCGGCTGTATCGGAAACGCATCGTTCTCGGCGTCGGCGGCGGCATCGCTGCCTATAAGAGCGCCGAGCTGGTTCGCCGACTCCTCGACCACGGCGCGGAAGTGCGGGTGGTCATGACCCGTGGCGGCAGTGAATTCATCACCCCACTGACCATGCAGGCCCTGTCCGGGCACCCGGTCCACCTGGACCTGCTCGACCCCGCGGCCGAAGCCGCCATGGGCCATATCGAACTGGCCAAATGGGCCGACCTGGTGCTAATCGCCCCGGCCACGGCCGACCTGATCGCCCGCCTGGCCCAAGGCATCGCCGACGACCTGCTGACCACCCTGGTCCTGGCCACCGATGCCACCGTCGCCATCGCCCCGGCGATGAACCAGGCCATGTGGCGCGACCCTGCCACCCAGGCCAACACCCAGTTGCTGCAAAGCCGCGGCCTGAAAGTCTTCGGTCCGGCGTCCGGCAGCCAGGCCTGCGGCGACGTCGGCCTCGGCCGCATGCTCGAAGCCAACGATCTGGCGCTGTGCGCCGCCGACTGCTTCCAGCACCTGGCACTGACCGGCAAACACGTGCTGATTACCGCCGGCCCGACCCAGGAAAACATCGACCCGGTGCGCTACATCACCAACCACAGTTCCGGGAAAATGGGCTTTGCCCTGGCCGAAGCCGCGGTCGAAGCCGGCGCCCGGGTGACCCTGATCACCGGCCCGGTGCACCTGCCGACCCCGGATCGCGTGACCCGCATCGACGTGGTCAGCGCCCGCGACATGCTCGCCGCCTGTGAGGCCGCCATCCCCTGCGACCTGTTCATCGCCTCGGCCGCGGTCGCGGACTACCGCCCGGAAGTCGTCGCCCCACAGAAATTAAAGAAAGACCCTACGAACGGCGACGGCCTGCTGCTGCAGATGGTGCGCAACCCGGACATCCTGGCCACCATCGCCACTCGCCCCGACCGTCCGTTCAGCGTCGGCTTCGCCGCCGAAACCGAACACTTGCTCGACTACGCTGCGCGCAAACTCAAGGACAAGAACCTCGACCTGATCGTCGCCAACGACGTGGCCAACCCGAGCATTGGCTTCAACAGCGAGGAAAACGCCTGCAGCGTGATTGACCGGGAGTTGCACGCAACTCTCTTCGCCCAGACCAGCAAGGGCAAGATTGCCCGCCAACTGATCTCTTTCATCGCCGAACGGCTGAACCAGGTTTAA
- the rph gene encoding ribonuclease PH, giving the protein MKRPSGRAADQLRSIRITRNYTKHAEGSVLVEFGDTKVICTVSVENGVPRFLKGQGQGWLTAEYGMLPRATGERNQREASRGKQGGRTLEIQRLIGRSLRAALDMTKLGDVTLYVDCDVIQADGGTRTASITGAMVALVDALKVIKKRGGLKGGDPIKQMIAAVSVGMYQGEPVLDLDYLEDSAAETDLNVVMISTGGFIEVQGTAEGAPFQPEELNAMLALAKKGMSEIFELQQAALAD; this is encoded by the coding sequence ATGAAACGTCCAAGTGGTCGCGCTGCCGATCAGCTCCGCTCGATCCGCATCACCCGCAACTACACCAAACACGCCGAGGGATCTGTACTGGTCGAGTTTGGTGATACCAAAGTGATCTGCACGGTCAGCGTCGAGAACGGCGTGCCCCGCTTCCTCAAGGGCCAGGGCCAGGGTTGGTTGACCGCCGAATACGGCATGCTGCCGCGTGCCACCGGCGAGCGTAACCAGCGTGAAGCCAGTCGCGGCAAGCAAGGTGGTCGTACCCTGGAGATCCAGCGTCTGATCGGTCGTTCCCTGCGCGCCGCGCTGGACATGACCAAGCTGGGCGACGTCACCCTGTATGTCGACTGCGATGTGATCCAGGCCGATGGCGGTACCCGTACCGCGTCGATCACCGGTGCCATGGTGGCCCTGGTGGATGCGCTGAAAGTGATCAAGAAGCGTGGAGGCCTGAAGGGCGGCGACCCGATCAAGCAAATGATCGCCGCGGTGTCCGTGGGCATGTACCAGGGTGAGCCGGTGCTGGATCTGGATTATCTGGAAGACTCGGCGGCCGAGACTGACCTCAACGTGGTCATGATCAGCACCGGCGGTTTCATCGAAGTCCAGGGGACCGCCGAAGGCGCGCCGTTCCAGCCGGAAGAACTGAACGCCATGCTGGCGCTGGCCAAGAAAGGCATGAGCGAGATCTTTGAATTGCAACAGGCAGCCCTGGCTGACTGA
- a CDS encoding DUF4870 domain-containing protein, with translation MNDDQLPQPVPSHEVRQWAMFCHLSALLGIWIPFGTLIGPLVLWQMKRETDPFIDAQGKEALNFQITVALASLVCFLLMVVLVGFLLFGLLAIGALVLTIIAGVKANEGVAYRYPFTWRLIK, from the coding sequence ATGAACGACGACCAGCTTCCGCAACCTGTCCCGAGCCATGAGGTGCGTCAGTGGGCGATGTTCTGTCACCTGTCGGCCTTGCTGGGCATCTGGATTCCGTTCGGCACCCTGATCGGCCCGCTGGTTCTCTGGCAGATGAAGCGTGAGACGGACCCGTTCATCGATGCCCAGGGCAAGGAAGCGCTGAACTTTCAGATCACCGTGGCCCTGGCCTCGCTGGTCTGCTTCCTGCTGATGGTGGTGTTGGTGGGTTTCCTGCTCTTTGGTCTGCTGGCGATCGGCGCCCTGGTGCTGACCATCATCGCCGGGGTCAAGGCCAATGAAGGGGTGGCGTACCGTTACCCGTTCACGTGGCGATTGATCAAGTAG
- the pyrE gene encoding orotate phosphoribosyltransferase, whose product MQAYQRDFIRFAIERGVLRFGEFTLKSGRTSPYFFNAGLFNSGSALAQLGRFYAAAIVDSGISFDVLFGPAYKGIPLAATTAVALAEHHQRDLPWCFNRKEAKAHGEGGSLVGAPLTGDVLIIDDVITAGTAIREVMQLIESQEGAKAAGVLIALNRQERGKGELSAIQEVERDFGIPVVSIVSLTQVLQFLADDPVLKQHLPAVEAYRAQFGV is encoded by the coding sequence ATGCAGGCGTATCAGCGCGATTTCATTCGTTTTGCCATCGAACGCGGGGTTTTGCGTTTCGGTGAGTTCACCCTGAAGTCCGGGCGTACCAGTCCTTACTTCTTCAATGCCGGCCTGTTCAACAGCGGTTCGGCCCTGGCGCAGCTGGGGCGTTTTTATGCCGCGGCGATCGTCGACAGTGGCATTTCTTTCGACGTGCTTTTCGGCCCTGCGTACAAAGGCATTCCTTTGGCGGCGACGACAGCCGTGGCCCTGGCCGAGCATCATCAGCGCGATCTGCCATGGTGCTTCAACCGCAAGGAAGCCAAGGCTCACGGCGAAGGCGGCAGCCTGGTCGGCGCGCCACTGACTGGCGATGTGCTGATCATCGACGACGTGATCACCGCGGGCACGGCGATTCGCGAAGTGATGCAGCTCATCGAATCCCAGGAAGGCGCCAAGGCGGCGGGTGTGTTGATCGCCCTGAACCGTCAGGAACGTGGCAAGGGTGAGTTGTCGGCGATCCAGGAAGTCGAACGCGACTTCGGCATTCCGGTGGTGAGCATCGTTTCCCTGACCCAGGTCCTGCAGTTCCTGGCGGACGACCCGGTGCTCAAGCAGCATCTGCCGGCGGTGGAAGCCTACCGCGCGCAATTCGGCGTCTGA
- a CDS encoding SDR family oxidoreductase, with protein MSAPSVLIAGCGDVGSRLAKQLLAESWRVYGLRRRVAQLPEGVIGVAGDLFGEQCPAAWPTTPLDYLVYSAAATEHDEAGYRAAYVEGLTHVLGWLKQNGQSPKRLLFVSSSSVYGQKDGEWIDETSLAQADGYSGRLMLEAEQVALQSGIPASLVRLTGIYGPGREWLLNQVRQGYRVAIDPPLYGNRIHADDAAGLLAFLLQADRRGVPLEDCYIGVDDAPAPLAEVVDWLREYLGVTEWADNSSVRRSGSKRCSNARAKALGWEPRYPSFREGYAEIIEGQG; from the coding sequence ATGTCCGCCCCTTCTGTTCTGATCGCTGGCTGCGGTGATGTCGGCAGCCGTCTGGCGAAGCAACTGCTGGCTGAAAGCTGGCGGGTCTACGGCCTGCGGCGCAGGGTTGCGCAATTACCGGAAGGGGTGATCGGCGTGGCGGGCGATCTTTTCGGTGAGCAGTGTCCGGCAGCCTGGCCCACCACCCCGCTGGATTATCTGGTGTACAGCGCGGCCGCTACCGAGCATGACGAGGCAGGCTACCGTGCGGCTTATGTCGAGGGGCTGACCCATGTCCTGGGTTGGCTCAAGCAGAACGGGCAGTCGCCGAAGCGCCTGTTGTTCGTTTCTAGCAGCAGCGTCTATGGGCAGAAAGACGGCGAGTGGATCGACGAGACTTCGCTGGCGCAGGCTGATGGCTATTCCGGGCGGCTGATGCTCGAGGCCGAGCAAGTGGCGTTGCAGAGCGGTATTCCAGCCAGCCTGGTGCGCCTGACTGGGATCTACGGTCCGGGGCGGGAATGGCTGTTGAACCAGGTGCGCCAGGGTTATCGCGTGGCCATCGATCCGCCGCTGTATGGCAACCGCATTCATGCCGACGATGCGGCGGGGTTGTTGGCTTTCCTGCTGCAGGCCGATCGGCGCGGCGTGCCACTTGAGGACTGCTACATCGGGGTCGATGATGCGCCAGCGCCTTTGGCCGAGGTGGTGGACTGGCTGCGGGAGTACCTGGGCGTGACCGAGTGGGCGGACAATTCGAGTGTGCGGCGCTCCGGCAGCAAGCGCTGCAGCAATGCCCGCGCCAAGGCCCTGGGTTGGGAGCCGCGTTATCCGAGTTTTCGCGAGGGCTATGCGGAGATTATCGAAGGGCAGGGCTGA
- a CDS encoding YicC/YloC family endoribonuclease encodes MVHSMTAFARVEQAGTQGTLSWELRSVNSRYLEPHLRLPESFRDLEGAVREALRQGLSRGKLECTLRFTEETTGKPLQVDRERAAQLVAAAESVASLIKQPAALNPLEVLAWPGVLVADASDPQALNNEALSLFNQGLKELKSGREREGAELARLINERLTSIEEDVVTLRELIPQMLATQRQKVLDRFADMQAELDPTRLEQEMVLLAQKSDVAEELDRLSTHIIEVRRVLKSGGAAGRRLDFLMQELNREANTLGSKAFDPRSTQAAVNLKVLIEQMREQVQNIE; translated from the coding sequence ATGGTGCACAGCATGACCGCCTTCGCCCGGGTAGAACAGGCCGGCACTCAGGGCACCCTGAGTTGGGAACTGCGCTCGGTCAACAGCCGCTACCTGGAACCGCACCTGCGTTTGCCGGAATCCTTTCGCGATCTGGAGGGCGCGGTCCGTGAGGCGCTGCGCCAGGGACTGTCGCGCGGCAAGCTCGAATGCACCTTGCGCTTCACCGAAGAAACCACCGGCAAACCATTGCAGGTCGACCGGGAGCGCGCCGCGCAACTGGTGGCGGCAGCCGAGTCGGTTGCCAGCCTGATCAAGCAGCCGGCGGCGCTGAACCCACTGGAAGTGCTGGCCTGGCCCGGCGTCCTGGTGGCCGATGCCAGCGACCCACAGGCGCTGAACAATGAAGCCCTGAGCCTGTTCAACCAGGGGCTGAAAGAGTTGAAGAGCGGCCGCGAGCGCGAAGGCGCGGAGCTGGCCCGACTGATCAACGAACGCCTGACCTCCATCGAGGAAGACGTCGTGACCCTGCGCGAACTGATTCCGCAGATGCTCGCCACCCAGCGCCAGAAAGTGCTCGACCGCTTCGCCGACATGCAGGCCGAGCTGGACCCAACGCGCCTGGAACAGGAAATGGTGCTGCTCGCCCAGAAGAGCGACGTCGCCGAAGAACTGGACCGCCTGAGCACCCACATCATCGAAGTGCGCCGCGTGCTCAAGTCCGGCGGCGCCGCCGGTCGGCGCCTGGACTTCCTGATGCAGGAGCTCAACCGCGAAGCCAACACACTGGGCTCCAAGGCCTTCGACCCGCGCAGCACCCAGGCTGCGGTCAACCTCAAGGTGTTGATCGAGCAGATGCGCGAACAAGTACAGAATATTGAGTAA
- the dut gene encoding dUTP diphosphatase, producing MHALQAKILDPRIGNEFPLPQYATPGSAGLDLRAMLKQDTILEPGQTLLIPTGLSVYIGDPGLAALILPRSGLGHKHGIVLGNLVGLIDSDYQGELMVSCWNRGQTAFNIAVGERIAQLVLVPVVQAHFEVVEAFDESQRGAGGFGHSGSH from the coding sequence ATGCACGCTTTACAAGCCAAGATCCTCGACCCACGCATCGGCAATGAATTCCCTCTGCCGCAGTACGCCACGCCAGGCTCCGCCGGCCTCGACCTGCGCGCCATGCTCAAGCAGGACACCATCCTGGAACCGGGCCAGACCCTGCTGATTCCTACCGGCCTGTCCGTCTACATCGGCGATCCTGGCCTCGCCGCGCTGATCCTGCCGCGCTCCGGCCTGGGTCATAAACATGGCATCGTCCTGGGCAACCTGGTCGGCCTGATCGACTCCGATTACCAGGGCGAACTCATGGTTTCCTGCTGGAACCGTGGCCAGACCGCGTTCAACATCGCGGTGGGCGAACGCATTGCCCAGTTGGTACTGGTGCCCGTGGTCCAGGCGCACTTCGAAGTGGTCGAAGCCTTCGACGAAAGCCAGCGTGGCGCGGGCGGTTTCGGTCACTCCGGCAGCCATTAA
- the argB gene encoding acetylglutamate kinase, whose amino-acid sequence MTLERDAAANTAKVLSEALPYIRRYVGKTLVIKYGGNAMESEELKTGFARDIVLMKAVGINPVVVHGGGPQIGDLLKRLSIESHFIDGMRVTDAATMDVVEMVLGGQVNKDIVNLINRHGGSAIGLTGKDAELIRAKKLTVTRKTPEMTTPEIIDIGHVGEVVGINTDLLNLLVKGDFIPVIAPIGVGANGESYNINADLVAGKVAEALKAEKLMLLTNIAGLMDKSGKVLTGLTTQQVDALIEDGTIYGGMLPKIRCALEAVQGGVGSSLIIDGRVPNAILLEIFTDTGVGTLISNRKRP is encoded by the coding sequence ATGACCCTCGAACGCGATGCCGCCGCCAATACCGCCAAGGTCCTGTCCGAAGCGCTGCCTTATATTCGCCGCTATGTCGGCAAGACCCTGGTGATCAAATACGGCGGCAACGCGATGGAAAGCGAGGAGCTGAAGACCGGCTTCGCCCGCGACATCGTGCTGATGAAGGCCGTCGGGATCAACCCGGTGGTGGTACATGGCGGCGGCCCGCAAATCGGTGACCTGCTCAAGCGCCTGTCCATCGAAAGCCACTTCATCGATGGCATGCGCGTCACCGACGCGGCGACCATGGACGTGGTGGAGATGGTCCTGGGCGGCCAGGTGAACAAGGACATCGTCAACCTGATCAACCGTCATGGCGGCAGCGCCATCGGCCTGACCGGCAAGGACGCGGAGCTGATTCGCGCGAAGAAGCTCACCGTCACCCGCAAGACGCCGGAAATGACCACTCCGGAAATCATCGACATCGGCCACGTGGGCGAAGTAGTCGGCATCAACACCGACCTGCTGAACCTGCTGGTCAAAGGTGACTTCATCCCGGTGATCGCGCCGATCGGTGTCGGCGCCAACGGCGAGTCGTACAACATCAACGCCGACCTGGTGGCCGGCAAGGTGGCCGAGGCGCTGAAAGCCGAGAAGCTGATGCTGCTGACCAACATCGCCGGCCTGATGGACAAGTCGGGCAAGGTCCTGACCGGCCTGACTACCCAGCAGGTCGATGCCCTGATTGAAGACGGCACCATCTACGGCGGCATGCTGCCGAAGATTCGTTGCGCGCTGGAAGCGGTACAGGGTGGCGTGGGCAGCTCGTTGATCATCGACGGTCGTGTACCCAATGCGATTCTGCTGGAGATCTTCACCGATACCGGTGTCGGCACCCTGATCAGCAATCGCAAGCGTCCTTAA
- the gmk gene encoding guanylate kinase, producing the protein MNHSTGTLYIISAPSGAGKTSLVKALIDADPSIRVSVSHTTRAMRPGEVDGVNYHFVSREAFVKMGEHGDFLERAEVFGNLYGTSQSHLQQTLDEGHDLILEIDWQGAEQVRKLMPQARSIFILPPSQQALRQRLTNRGQDSDEIIEGRMREAVSEMSHYVDYDYLIINDDFAHALDDLKAIFRTNQLQQKRQQQRFGKLLAELLG; encoded by the coding sequence ATGAACCACAGCACCGGCACCCTCTACATCATTTCCGCCCCCTCGGGCGCGGGCAAGACCAGCCTGGTCAAGGCCTTGATCGACGCCGACCCGTCGATCCGCGTTTCCGTCTCCCACACCACCCGCGCCATGCGCCCGGGCGAAGTGGACGGCGTGAACTATCACTTCGTCTCGCGCGAAGCGTTCGTGAAGATGGGCGAACACGGTGACTTCCTCGAGCGCGCCGAAGTCTTCGGCAATCTCTATGGCACCTCCCAAAGCCACTTGCAGCAGACCCTGGACGAAGGTCACGACCTGATCCTGGAGATCGACTGGCAAGGTGCCGAGCAGGTGCGCAAGCTGATGCCCCAGGCTCGTTCGATCTTCATCCTGCCGCCGTCCCAGCAGGCCTTGCGCCAGCGCCTGACCAACCGCGGCCAGGACAGCGACGAGATCATTGAAGGCCGGATGCGCGAAGCCGTCAGCGAGATGAGCCACTACGTCGACTACGACTACCTGATCATCAACGACGATTTCGCCCATGCGCTGGACGATCTGAAGGCGATTTTCCGCACCAACCAGCTGCAGCAGAAGCGCCAGCAACAGCGTTTCGGCAAATTGCTCGCCGAATTGCTGGGCTGA
- a CDS encoding exodeoxyribonuclease III produces MRIISVNVNGIQAAVERGLLSWLQAQNADVICLQDTRASAFELDDPAFQLDGYFLYACDAEVPAQGGVALYSRLQPKAVISGLGFETADRYGRYLQADFDKVSIATLLLPSGQNGDEDLNQKFKLMDDFARYLDKQRRKRREYIYCGSLYVAQQKLDIKNWRDSQQSPGFLAPERAWMDEIVGNMGYVDALREVSREGDQYSWWPDNEQAEMLNLGWRFDYQLLTPGLRRFVRSARLPRQPRFSQHAPLIVDYDWTLTI; encoded by the coding sequence ATGCGGATCATCAGTGTGAACGTCAATGGTATTCAGGCTGCAGTGGAGCGAGGTTTGCTCAGTTGGCTGCAAGCACAGAATGCCGACGTCATCTGCCTGCAGGACACCCGCGCCTCCGCCTTTGAACTGGACGATCCAGCCTTCCAACTGGATGGCTACTTCCTTTATGCCTGCGATGCCGAAGTTCCCGCCCAAGGCGGTGTGGCTTTGTATTCGCGGTTGCAACCGAAGGCTGTCATCAGCGGTCTCGGCTTCGAGACGGCCGACCGCTACGGGCGCTACCTGCAAGCCGATTTCGACAAGGTCAGCATCGCGACCTTGCTGCTTCCTTCCGGGCAGAACGGCGATGAAGACTTGAACCAGAAGTTCAAGCTTATGGACGACTTCGCCCGTTACCTGGATAAACAGCGGCGCAAACGTCGCGAGTACATTTATTGTGGCTCGCTGTACGTCGCGCAACAGAAGCTGGATATCAAGAACTGGCGTGACAGCCAGCAATCTCCGGGTTTCCTGGCGCCCGAGCGTGCCTGGATGGACGAGATTGTCGGCAACATGGGTTATGTCGACGCCCTGCGCGAAGTCAGCCGCGAAGGCGATCAATACAGCTGGTGGCCGGACAACGAACAAGCCGAGATGCTCAACCTGGGCTGGCGCTTCGACTATCAGCTGCTGACTCCGGGCCTGCGTCGCTTCGTGCGCAGCGCACGCCTGCCACGCCAGCCGCGCTTCTCGCAGCACGCGCCGCTGATCGTGGACTACGACTGGACGCTGACCATCTAA
- a CDS encoding RidA family protein produces MTKTVITSDKAPAAIGTYSQAIKAGNTVYMSGQIPLDPKTMELVEGFEAQTVQVFENLKSVAEAAGGSFKDIVKLNIFLTDLSHFAKVNEIMGKYFQQPYPARAAIGVAALPKGAQVEMDAILVIE; encoded by the coding sequence ATGACCAAGACCGTTATCACCAGCGACAAGGCACCCGCCGCGATCGGCACCTACTCCCAGGCGATCAAGGCAGGCAACACCGTCTACATGTCCGGCCAGATCCCGCTCGATCCAAAGACCATGGAACTGGTGGAAGGCTTCGAAGCCCAGACCGTTCAGGTATTCGAGAACCTCAAGTCCGTGGCCGAGGCCGCCGGTGGTTCGTTCAAGGACATCGTCAAGCTCAACATCTTCCTCACCGACCTGAGCCACTTCGCCAAGGTCAACGAGATCATGGGCAAGTACTTCCAGCAGCCTTACCCTGCCCGCGCCGCCATCGGCGTTGCCGCCCTGCCAAAAGGCGCGCAGGTTGAAATGGATGCCATCCTGGTCATCGAGTAA
- the rpoZ gene encoding DNA-directed RNA polymerase subunit omega, whose amino-acid sequence MARVTVEDCLEHVDNRFELVMLSTKRARQLATGGKEPKVAWENDKPTVVALREIAEGLIDYAAIAEAEIVEDEPLFAAFEDESNEAV is encoded by the coding sequence ATGGCCCGCGTAACCGTTGAAGACTGTCTAGAACACGTGGATAACCGCTTTGAGCTGGTCATGCTCTCTACCAAGCGTGCCCGTCAACTGGCAACCGGCGGCAAAGAGCCGAAAGTAGCATGGGAAAACGACAAGCCTACCGTCGTCGCCCTGCGCGAAATCGCTGAAGGCCTGATCGACTACGCAGCTATCGCCGAAGCCGAAATCGTTGAAGATGAACCGCTTTTTGCTGCTTTCGAGGACGAGTCCAACGAGGCCGTCTAA